TCACCCTCGCCGAGGCGAAGCAACCCGGTGTCAACAAATATGCACACAAGAGCGCTTCCGACCGCCTCGCGAACAAGGGCGGCGGTTACCGAAGAATCCACACCGCCGGAAAGAGCGCAGATAACACGCGAAGAACCCACACGCTCTTTAACGGAAGCCACAACGCTCTCAATAAACGCCTCCGGCGTCCACGACTTTTCACAACCGGCAATGTTAAACAGAAAGTTGGAAAGCATCTCCCCGCCGCCGGGCGTGTGCGCCACTTCGGGATGAAACTGCGTTCCGAAAATCCTCCTTTTTTCATGCCTTACAGCCGCCACCGGAGCGCTCGCGGTGCGCGCGGTCGCAACAAAACCTTCGGGCAGACGGACAACCCTGTCGCCGTGAGACATCCATACGGCGGCGGGAGACCGGATGCCCGAAAACAGGCCGCCGCCGTCCAATATCTCAATCTCGGCGGGGCCGAACTCCCTGCCGTCCGAATGCTCAACCTCTCCGCCAAGCATGCGGACAAGCAACTGCATCCCGTAGCACACGCCGAGAACCGGAACGCCGGATTCAATAATGGCGGTGTCAAGGGAGGGCGCGCCCTCATCCCAAACGCTTGAGGGGCCGCCCGAAAGAATGATCGCGGAGGGAGAGATTTTTTTAACCTCGTCCGCGGTAACGGTGTGGGGCTTGATTTCAGAAAAAACGCCCTGCTCGCGTATGCGGCGGGCTATGTTTTGCGTGTATTGAGACCCGAAGTCTATTACAAGAACGGTTTGCTTCATTCTGCTTGCGCGGACGCGCCTATTCCATACCGTAATTCGGCGCCTCGCGGGTGATTATGACATCGTGAACATGCCCCTCTCTGTGCCCCGCGTTTGTTATGCGGACAAACTTTGAATATTTGTTCAACTGCTTGATGTTCCCGCAACCCGCATATCCCATTCCGGCTCTCAATCCGCCGACTATCTGATAAACCACACCCCCAAGGCTGCCCCTGTAGGGAACTCTGCCCTCTATGCCTTCGGGAACCAGTTTGCCGGACTCCGCTATGTCTTCCTGAGCGTAGCGGTCGCGGCTGAGCCCGCCGCGCATCGCCTCAAGAGAGCCCATGCCCCTGTAAACCTTGTATGTTCTGCCCTGAAAAAGAACCGTCTCCCCGGGGGCCTCGTCCGTTCCGGCAAACATGTTGCCTATCATCACCGAAGACGCCCCGAACGCGAGCGCCTTTACCACATCCCCCGAAAACTTGATCCCGCCGTCCGCAATGACGGGAACGCCGCGCTTGCGCGCCACCGAACAGACATCCGAAATGGCCGTTATCTGCGGCATGCCCACACCGGCGACAACCCTTGTGGTGCAGATGGAGCCGGGACCCACACCCACCTTAAGCGCGTCCGCCCCGGCGGAGATAAGCGCGCTTGCGGCCTCGCGGGTTACAATGTTGCCCGCCACAACCTCAATGCCGCCGAAGTTTTTCTTTATCCCGCGCACGCTCTCAATGACCCTGTCGGAATGCGCGTGCGCGGTGTCAACAAATATGACATCGCACCCGGCGGACAGCGCGGCGTCAACCCTCTCATCGCGGTCGGGTCCCACACCCACCGCCGCCGCGCACCTGAGCCGCCCCAGATTGTCTTTTGAGGCATCGGGGAATCTGCGTATTTTCTCAATGTCTTTCATCGTTATCATCCCTTTGAGACGGAACTTTGCGTCAACAACGGGAAGTTTCTCTATGCGGAATTTGTGAAGAAGGCCGGTCGCTTTCTCGGTTGTCACCTTGCCCTCACGGACGGTAACCAGCCGCTCTTTCGGGGTCATGATGTCGCGGACGGACTTTGACAGGCGCTTTTCAAACCTGAGGTCGCGGTTGGTGATTATGCCGACAAGCGTCCCGTCATCCTCGGTTACGGGAAGCCCGGTAATGCCCCTTGAGTTCATCACCTCAAGCGCCTCGCTTGCGGTTTGGGAGGGCCGCACGGTGAGAGGGCTGACTATCATGCCGCTCTCAAACTTCTTCACCTTTTCAACCTCCGCCGCCTGTGAGGCAACGTCAAGGTTTCTGTGAATCACCCCGATTCCCCCCTCCTGAGCCATCGCTATCGCGGTTCTGGACTCCGTAACGGTGTCCATGGCGGCGCTTATCAGGGGGATTTTCAGATTGATGGATTTTGTGAGCGGGGTTGAAACATCCGCATCACCGGGCAAAACGCCGGAAAGAGACGGAACAAGCAGTATGTCGTCAAAAGTGAGAGCCTGTTCAATCTTTTTTTCGGGCATATCAAAACGCGAGGGAACGCGGCTGCTACTTGCCTTTTCCCCCTTTTGAAGATTTTTTCGCCGCCGGGGGGCTCTTCTTTGCGGAGGCGGGTTTCTCCGCCGCCTTTTTGGAAGCGGGCTTCGCACTCTTCTTCGGCGCGGGTTTGGATTTTGGCGCGGACTTCGCCGCCGGTTTCGTTGCGGGCTTGGAAGCCGGTTTGGCTGCGGGTTTTGATGCGGGCTTCGGCGCGGGCTTGGCTGCCGGCTTTGATGCGGACTTGGTCGCGGGCTTCGTTGCGGACTTGGCAACCGGCTTGGTCTCCGGCTTTGATGCGGACTTCGTTGCGGGCTTGGCAGTCGGCTTGGTCTCCGGCTTTGATGCGGACTTCGTTGCGGGCTTGGCAGTCGGCTTGGTCTCCGGCTTTGATGCGGACTTCGTTGCGGGCTTGGCAGTCGGCTTGGTCTCCGGCTTTGATGCGGACTTCGGCGCGGGCTTGGCAACCGGCTTGGTTGCGGGCTCTGGCGTGGACTTCGTTGCGGGTGCGGGAGCGGATTTCTTTTTCGGCGCGGCGGCGGGCTTGACTTTGGAAGCGGGGGCGGGCTTGGCAGCGGATTTCACCGCCGGTTTCGCCGCCGGGTCGGCGGGAGGCTCGGCGGTGAATATCTCCACAACCTTGTCGCGCAACTCCGGGTGGGCTACCGTGAGTTCAACCTCTATCTCCTGAGTCTTCTCGCCGATAACGACAAAGACCGGCAGAATGCCTATGAAAGTGGTGTTTTTCCTGTCGCCGTCCACCTTCTCAAAATCAAGGGCGGACATAAGTTTCTTCGGTATGCCCGGCATGAGCGTCCGCCCGAGTTCAATGCTTTGTTCGGGAAGAAGCCCGTCCGGGCTGATGCTGATTTTTATTGAAGTTGGCTTCATCGGAAGTGTTAAGAGGCTAATCTAAACAAAATTTTTCCGTAAATCAAGATGTTGCTAAAAAGGGCGCTTGCGTATATTATGCTTGAGCGTCCGGGACGGAAGATGCACAAGCAACTGTTTCAGAAGATCCAGAAGGAGCTTGACAGGCACATAATCGGCCACAAAGAGGTAAAGACGGCGCTTCTCCTCGGCATACTTTCAAGGGAACACATATACATAGAGGGAACTCCCGGAACAGCCAAGACGATGCTCTCCGAGATAATCGCCTCCTGCGCCCGGCTCAAATTCTTCTTCTACCAACTCCACAGAGACACCCGCCTTTCTGAAATCGTGGGAGACATGGTGATATCCAAAGAGGCGAGCGGGGACGAGGAAATCATCAGGCAGAAGATAGTGAAAGGCGGCATTCTGACCGCCGAAATATGCCTGCTTGACGACATATCAAGGGCTCCGGGAGAGTCTCTGAACGTGCTCCTGCGGATACTGAACGAGAGAAAGTTTTTTGAAGACGACCTGCCGCTGATGACGGCAATCGCAACCAGCAACCCCACTGCGGATGAATACTACAACGAGCCGCTTGACCCCGCCAATCTGGACAGGTTCGTGCTGCAAATCAAGTCCCTCGGAACTTCATACAAGAGAGACTGGAAACTTGCGGAAAACATCATATC
The genomic region above belongs to Candidatus Dadabacteria bacterium and contains:
- the guaA gene encoding glutamine-hydrolyzing GMP synthase; its protein translation is MKQTVLVIDFGSQYTQNIARRIREQGVFSEIKPHTVTADEVKKISPSAIILSGGPSSVWDEGAPSLDTAIIESGVPVLGVCYGMQLLVRMLGGEVEHSDGREFGPAEIEILDGGGLFSGIRSPAAVWMSHGDRVVRLPEGFVATARTASAPVAAVRHEKRRIFGTQFHPEVAHTPGGGEMLSNFLFNIAGCEKSWTPEAFIESVVASVKERVGSSRVICALSGGVDSSVTAALVREAVGSALVCIFVDTGLLRLGEGDDVVRMFSESGIEVKRVNEEERFLGKLKGVSDPEEKRKIIGREFIAVFEREAKSIEGAEFLAQGTLYPDVIESASVPGAAVTIKTHHNVGGLPERMNLKLIEPLRELFKDEVRRVGRALSIPEVLLNRHPFPGPGLAIRILGEISAEALDMLKRADAIYIDEIRKAGLYDKIWQAFAVFLPVRTVGVMGDNRTYDNVIALRAVTSTDGMTADWAKIPPEVLEKTSTRIINEVRGIGRVVYDISTKPPGTIEWE
- the guaB gene encoding IMP dehydrogenase, coding for MPEKKIEQALTFDDILLVPSLSGVLPGDADVSTPLTKSINLKIPLISAAMDTVTESRTAIAMAQEGGIGVIHRNLDVASQAAEVEKVKKFESGMIVSPLTVRPSQTASEALEVMNSRGITGLPVTEDDGTLVGIITNRDLRFEKRLSKSVRDIMTPKERLVTVREGKVTTEKATGLLHKFRIEKLPVVDAKFRLKGMITMKDIEKIRRFPDASKDNLGRLRCAAAVGVGPDRDERVDAALSAGCDVIFVDTAHAHSDRVIESVRGIKKNFGGIEVVAGNIVTREAASALISAGADALKVGVGPGSICTTRVVAGVGMPQITAISDVCSVARKRGVPVIADGGIKFSGDVVKALAFGASSVMIGNMFAGTDEAPGETVLFQGRTYKVYRGMGSLEAMRGGLSRDRYAQEDIAESGKLVPEGIEGRVPYRGSLGGVVYQIVGGLRAGMGYAGCGNIKQLNKYSKFVRITNAGHREGHVHDVIITREAPNYGME
- a CDS encoding MoxR family ATPase; the encoded protein is MLKRALAYIMLERPGRKMHKQLFQKIQKELDRHIIGHKEVKTALLLGILSREHIYIEGTPGTAKTMLSEIIASCARLKFFFYQLHRDTRLSEIVGDMVISKEASGDEEIIRQKIVKGGILTAEICLLDDISRAPGESLNVLLRILNERKFFEDDLPLMTAIATSNPTADEYYNEPLDPANLDRFVLQIKSLGTSYKRDWKLAENIISLYSSRGEDVKPPKILERATLDELHERVKSTPIPKQVQDGLLEFIRILVEDFGLNETNSLITDRTFLVKALKIIRSHAVLNGRKTCSMKDLEVLKYITVFRIPPEVYAQLDAILEQIITKKKTNN